The following are encoded together in the Chaetodon trifascialis isolate fChaTrf1 chromosome 3, fChaTrf1.hap1, whole genome shotgun sequence genome:
- the ccndbp1 gene encoding cyclin-D1-binding protein 1 homolog isoform X1: MSADNRGGNVSVPLRNLLNSIQCIRDRVRDGESNESDGAFNLSNFWDTLNQAVKAVSQEATKLSLAFSKPPLPSQQDRDKLAESILKSVLTLSTVYYWLPKSQGVSLRRQVRDATVEVLDGVAQLLEVILSSPLQSLTQEQLTSTGSVWSACDQFAQLPRDNKAAVLVVLSAQIGVVKDAIEEIEQALSEEHDPFSDVLNDDREGEEPRGNQDTYWSEKDRCVIGPCQGLMKASAACLRKLTSAVKANGDVSACQSVAQLDDLADITKEISPSVDDLALCLYPPMDYSGVENNVCKLAALLKKVLEIIRSSHVCGESQLSWVQFLDGAVDHNLQKAKDLIQQDS; this comes from the exons ATGAGTGCTGATAATCGTGGTGGAAATGTGTCTGTGCCTTTACGAAATCTCCTGAACTCCATCCAGTGCATTAGAGACCGAGTCAGAG ATGGAGAGTCCAATGAATCAGATGGAGCCTTCAACCTCTCCAACTTCTGGGACACTCTGA ACCAGGCAGTGAAGGCAGTGTCCCAGGAAGCCACTAAACTCAGCCTGGCCTTCTCCAAACCCCCGCTGCCATCTCAACAG gacagagacaagTTAGCAGAATCCATCCTGAAGAGCGTCCTGACTCTGTCTACAGTGTACTACTGGCTACCTAAGAGCCAAG GTGTTAGTCTGCGGCGACAGGTCAGAGACGCCACGGTCGAGGTTCTGGATGGAGTCGcacagctgctggaggtcatACTGAGCTCACCGCTGCAGag CCTGACCCAGGAACAGCTGACatcaacaggaagtgtgtggTCAGCCTGCGACCAGTTTGCCCAGTTGCCACGAG ACAACAAGGCGGCAGTGCTGGTGGTTCTGTCCGCTCAGATTGGAGTCGTGAAAGACGCCATCGAGGAGATTGAACAG GCGTTATCCGAGGAACACGACCCTTTCAGCGACGTCCTCAATGATGACCGGGAAGGGGAGGAGCCTCGAGGCAACCAGGACACTTACTGGTCAGAGAAAGACCGGTGCGTGATTGGTCCGTGCCAGGGGCTGATGAAGGCCTCGGCAGCGTGCCTGAGGAAGCTGACGTCGGCCGTCAAAGCCAACGGTGACGTTAGCGCGTGTCAGAGCGTGGCTCAGCTGGACGACCTGGCTGACATCACCAAGGAAATCAGCCCAAG TGTCGATGATCTGGCTCTCTGTCTCTACCCGCCCATGGACTACAGCGGAGTAGAAAACAAT GTGTGTAAACTGGCAGCGCTGTTGAAGAAAGTTCTGGAGATCATCAG GTCCAGTCACGTGTGCGGGGAATCACAGCTGTCCTGGGTTCAGTTCTTAGACGGAGCCGTGGACCACAACCTGCAGAAGGCCAAAGACCTGATTCAGCAGGAcagctag